In Desulfovibrio sp. UCD-KL4C, a single genomic region encodes these proteins:
- a CDS encoding FAD-linked oxidase C-terminal domain-containing protein: MSNAKLAKEFEKIVGAGGVLHTESDLHSYSYDSAVLDPAVPSLVIKPTTTEQLGPVTKLCNEHGLPLTVRGAGTNLSGGTIPHPGGIVVLTNGLNKILEINEEDLYAVVEPGVVTAQFAAEVAKRGLFYPPDPGSQAVSTLGGNVAENAGGLRGLKYGVTKDYVMGIDFFDVNGDLIKSGSRTVKCVTGYNLGGLMVASEGTLGVFSNIIFKLVPPPRASKAMMAVFDDIDKASETVAAIIANHIVPCTLELLDHVSIKYVEAFTKAGLPTEAQAILLIEVDGHPAEVADDAEKIVNICNKVGATAVHAAETAEERENLWFARRNALPALARAKPTTVLEDATVPRSQIPAMIRGVNKIAEKYNIAIGTFGHAGDGNLHPTILCDKRNKEEFHRVEEAVNEIFDVALSLKGTLSGEHGIGMAKSKWMVKETSQATLDYSLRMKKAIDPKGILNPGKIIEGK; the protein is encoded by the coding sequence ATGTCCAATGCAAAACTTGCAAAAGAATTTGAAAAAATAGTCGGTGCTGGAGGAGTTCTCCATACCGAATCTGACCTGCATTCATATTCTTACGATTCAGCAGTTCTTGATCCTGCTGTCCCATCACTTGTAATTAAACCAACTACTACAGAGCAGCTTGGACCAGTTACTAAACTTTGTAATGAGCATGGGCTACCCCTCACTGTTCGGGGTGCAGGAACCAATCTTTCCGGTGGAACTATTCCTCACCCTGGCGGTATAGTAGTTCTTACCAACGGCCTTAATAAAATTCTTGAAATCAACGAAGAAGATCTATACGCAGTAGTTGAACCTGGTGTAGTTACTGCACAATTTGCAGCAGAAGTCGCAAAACGCGGCCTTTTTTATCCTCCAGATCCAGGTAGCCAGGCTGTTTCAACTCTCGGTGGTAACGTTGCAGAAAATGCTGGTGGTCTTCGCGGCCTTAAATACGGCGTTACTAAAGATTACGTTATGGGAATTGATTTCTTCGATGTTAACGGTGACCTCATTAAATCCGGATCACGCACTGTTAAATGCGTAACAGGTTACAATCTCGGCGGTCTTATGGTTGCCTCCGAAGGAACTCTTGGAGTTTTTAGCAACATTATCTTTAAACTCGTTCCTCCTCCAAGAGCTTCTAAAGCAATGATGGCTGTTTTTGACGATATTGATAAAGCTTCTGAAACTGTTGCAGCAATCATTGCAAACCATATTGTTCCTTGTACTCTCGAACTTCTCGATCATGTAAGCATCAAATATGTTGAAGCTTTCACTAAAGCAGGACTTCCAACTGAAGCTCAGGCTATTCTTTTAATTGAAGTTGATGGTCATCCTGCTGAAGTTGCTGACGATGCTGAAAAGATTGTTAATATCTGTAATAAAGTCGGGGCGACTGCAGTTCATGCTGCCGAAACCGCAGAAGAACGTGAAAACCTATGGTTTGCTCGTCGTAATGCACTTCCTGCTCTTGCACGTGCTAAGCCTACTACAGTACTTGAAGATGCAACTGTTCCACGCAGCCAGATCCCTGCAATGATTCGCGGTGTGAACAAAATTGCTGAAAAATATAATATTGCTATCGGAACCTTCGGCCATGCAGGTGATGGTAACCTTCATCCCACAATTCTTTGCGATAAGAGAAATAAAGAAGAATTCCATCGCGTAGAAGAGGCTGTTAACGAAATATTTGACGTTGCTCTTTCACTTAAAGGAACCCTCTCAGGCGAGCATGGAATCGGAATGGCTAAATCCAAATGGATGGTGAAGGAAACTTCACAGGCTACTCTTGATTATTCTCTCCGTATGAAAAAAGCCATCGATCCTAAGGGAATTCTTAATCCCGGCAAAATCATTGAGGGTAAGTAA
- a CDS encoding L-lactate permease — MSVEILALVALVPIALALILMVGMRWPATKAMPVAWLSAAVGAVAVWNLPAAYVAALTVQGIITAIGILIIVFGAIIILYTLQYSGGMETIQYGFQNISRDRRIQVLIIGYLFAAFIEGAAGFGTPAALAAPLLLSLGFPPLAAVVMCLVFNSVPVTFGAVGTPVILGMKYLTTLVDAAVLAAAPGVNFHSMEMFDKIVGQWSTIMHLPMIYILPLFMLGFMTRFFGQNKSWSEGLGAWKFSLFTSTVFAVPYLFTAWFVGPEFPSLIGGLVGLGLAIVGAKRGFCVPEKIWDFGPASTWDAEWTGTVSAENTTEFKAHMSQARAWTPYILIGLILVITRIPDLGLKGMLAGVSIPFKHILGFASVNASIKYLYLPGTIPFALVAILTIFIHKMPSDKAAMAWKEAIAKMKNPTIALFFSVALVSIFRGSGIVDAALNPNNYLSMPLALAEAVSGLAGQTWPMFASFVGGLGSFITGSNTVSDLLFAEFQWGVASSLSLPHQIIVSAQAVGGAMGNMICIHNIVAGCAVVGLSGMEGAILKRTVWPFLLYGLIVGVVASLMSFVFLPHLF, encoded by the coding sequence ATGTCTGTAGAAATTCTTGCTCTTGTAGCACTCGTCCCGATTGCTCTCGCTTTGATCTTGATGGTAGGAATGCGTTGGCCTGCAACTAAAGCAATGCCAGTTGCTTGGTTGTCTGCTGCTGTCGGTGCTGTTGCTGTATGGAATCTGCCTGCCGCTTATGTTGCAGCGCTTACTGTTCAGGGTATCATTACCGCTATTGGTATTCTTATTATCGTATTCGGTGCGATTATTATTTTGTACACACTTCAGTATAGTGGCGGTATGGAAACTATTCAGTACGGTTTCCAAAACATCAGCCGTGACCGTCGTATTCAGGTTCTTATCATCGGTTATCTGTTCGCTGCATTTATTGAAGGTGCCGCTGGTTTCGGTACACCTGCAGCATTGGCAGCTCCCTTGCTCTTAAGTCTTGGTTTCCCTCCTCTTGCAGCTGTTGTTATGTGTTTGGTTTTCAACTCAGTTCCGGTAACATTCGGTGCTGTTGGTACTCCTGTTATTCTCGGTATGAAATATTTGACCACACTTGTGGACGCAGCGGTTCTTGCTGCTGCTCCTGGTGTAAACTTTCATTCTATGGAAATGTTTGATAAAATAGTTGGTCAGTGGTCAACCATCATGCATCTTCCTATGATTTACATCCTTCCTTTATTCATGCTCGGTTTCATGACCCGTTTCTTCGGTCAGAATAAGAGCTGGAGTGAAGGTTTAGGAGCATGGAAATTCTCACTTTTCACTTCAACTGTTTTTGCAGTACCTTATCTATTTACTGCATGGTTTGTCGGGCCTGAATTCCCCTCTCTTATAGGTGGTCTTGTTGGTCTCGGTCTCGCTATTGTCGGTGCTAAAAGAGGGTTCTGTGTTCCTGAAAAAATTTGGGACTTCGGTCCTGCTTCCACTTGGGATGCAGAATGGACTGGTACTGTTTCAGCTGAAAATACCACTGAATTTAAAGCTCACATGAGTCAGGCTCGTGCTTGGACTCCTTATATCCTTATCGGTCTCATCCTCGTTATTACTCGTATTCCTGATCTTGGACTTAAAGGTATGCTTGCTGGTGTTTCTATTCCTTTCAAGCACATCCTCGGTTTCGCAAGTGTTAATGCCTCAATTAAGTATCTCTATCTTCCAGGTACTATTCCTTTTGCTCTTGTCGCAATTCTTACTATCTTCATACACAAAATGCCTAGCGATAAGGCTGCAATGGCATGGAAAGAAGCTATTGCTAAGATGAAGAATCCAACAATTGCGTTGTTCTTCTCTGTTGCATTGGTTTCCATCTTCCGAGGTTCCGGTATCGTTGACGCAGCACTTAATCCTAACAATTACCTCTCCATGCCTCTTGCATTGGCAGAAGCTGTTTCCGGTCTTGCTGGGCAGACATGGCCTATGTTTGCATCATTTGTTGGTGGACTCGGTTCATTCATAACAGGTTCAAACACTGTTTCCGACCTTCTGTTTGCAGAATTCCAGTGGGGCGTAGCTTCAAGTCTCAGCCTGCCTCATCAGATTATTGTTTCAGCGCAGGCTGTTGGTGGAGCTATGGGTAACATGATTTGTATCCATAACATCGTTGCTGGTTGTGCTGTTGTTGGTCTGTCCGGAATGGAAGGTGCAATCCTCAAGCGTACCGTATGGCCTTTCTTGCTTTACGGTTTGATTGTAGGTGTTGTAGCGTCTCTCATGTCCTTTGTTTTCTTACCTCACCTGTTCTAA
- the nifJ gene encoding pyruvate:ferredoxin (flavodoxin) oxidoreductase, producing MAKIMKTMDGNTATAHVAYAMSDTAAIYPITPSSTMGEVAEEWAAQGRKNIFGQVLNVKQLQSEAGAAGAVHGSLAAGALTSTYTASQGLLLMIPNMYKISGELLPGVFHVSARALAAQALSIFGDHQDVMACRQTGFAMLASSSVQECMDIALITHLAAVESSVPFMHFFDGFRTSHEIQKIEVIDYDDMASLLDWDAVANFRARGMNPENPSIRGTAQNPDIYYQTREACNPFYDQVPSVVIKCMKKVGDLTGRKYKPFDYVGHPEAERVIVAMGSGCEAIEEVVNLLIAQGERVGLIKVRLYRPFITEYFMQVLPATTTNITVLDRTKEPGALGDPLYQDICTAFMERGEAPVITSGRYGLGSKEFTPSMVKAVFDNMKATGPKNHFNVGIDDDVTSTSLEVSAHIDTTPEGTVQCKFWGLGADGTVGANKQAIKIIGDNTDMYAQGYFAYDSKKSGGVTMSHLRFGHSPIQSTYLVTSADFIACHNPSYVHLYDLLDGIKEGGTFLINSAWSAEDMEKELPASMRRTIAEKKLKFYTIDAIKIAAGVGLGGRINMIMQTAFFKLSSVIPFEQAVALLKDSIKKAYGKKGDKIVNMNTAAVDQAVANLVAVDYPESWKDLADTEVAENDDPEFVSDVVRPILAQKGDKLPVSAFEPDGIFPLATSQFEKRGVAVNVPEWLPENCIQCNQCAFVCPHAAIRPVLVSEEDLKDAPESFVTVDAKGKEFKGLKYRMQVYSQDCMGCGNCADICPAKESALVMKPIATQTPTEIPNLDFAQSIPEKDDLAARTSVKGSQFQRPLLEFSGACAGCGETPYVKTLTQLFGERMIIANATGCSSIWGASAPTTPYCTNKNGHGPSWGNSLFEDAAEFGFGIEMGISHRRAKLADLVTEAISEGVPAELEEAMKGWLENRNNAALSEECGQKVLQALYSAPQTDLLYEIAEMEDLFTKKSFWVFGGDGWAYDIGFGGVDHVLASGEDINVFVMDTEVYSNTGGQASKATPLGSIAKFAASGKSTGKKDLGRIAMTYGYVYVASVSMGANKQQFLKAIQEAEAYPGPSLIIAYAPCINQGIRKGMGKTQLEMKLAVDSGYWPLYRYNPLLAEEGKNPFILESKDPDGTIQEFMAGENRYGLLERTNPEVSKKYRAKIEKDYNDRYEYFKYMAAAGSSESK from the coding sequence ATGGCTAAAATTATGAAAACAATGGACGGTAATACAGCGACTGCACATGTAGCTTATGCTATGAGTGACACCGCAGCTATTTACCCCATTACCCCTTCATCTACTATGGGTGAAGTTGCTGAAGAATGGGCTGCGCAGGGTCGCAAAAACATCTTCGGTCAGGTTTTAAATGTAAAGCAGCTTCAGTCTGAAGCTGGTGCAGCCGGAGCTGTTCATGGCTCACTTGCTGCCGGTGCTCTTACTTCAACTTACACAGCATCGCAGGGTCTCCTGCTCATGATCCCTAACATGTACAAAATTTCCGGTGAACTTCTTCCCGGTGTTTTTCATGTTTCTGCTCGTGCTCTTGCAGCTCAGGCTCTTTCAATTTTTGGTGATCATCAGGACGTAATGGCTTGTCGCCAGACAGGTTTTGCAATGCTTGCATCCAGTTCCGTTCAGGAATGTATGGATATCGCATTAATTACTCATCTCGCTGCAGTTGAATCCAGTGTTCCTTTCATGCACTTCTTTGACGGGTTCCGTACTTCTCACGAAATTCAGAAAATTGAAGTTATTGATTATGATGACATGGCTTCTTTGCTTGATTGGGATGCTGTTGCTAATTTCCGTGCAAGAGGCATGAACCCAGAAAATCCATCTATTCGTGGTACTGCTCAGAACCCTGATATTTACTATCAGACTCGTGAAGCATGTAATCCTTTCTACGATCAGGTGCCTTCAGTTGTAATTAAATGTATGAAGAAAGTCGGAGATCTTACCGGCCGTAAATACAAACCATTCGACTATGTTGGACATCCAGAAGCTGAAAGAGTTATTGTTGCAATGGGTTCCGGTTGTGAAGCAATCGAAGAAGTTGTAAACCTCCTGATCGCTCAGGGCGAAAGAGTCGGACTTATCAAAGTTCGTTTGTACCGTCCTTTCATCACTGAATATTTTATGCAGGTTCTTCCTGCTACTACTACAAATATTACTGTTCTTGATCGCACAAAAGAGCCTGGTGCTCTTGGTGATCCTTTGTACCAGGATATTTGTACTGCATTCATGGAACGCGGCGAAGCTCCTGTTATTACTTCAGGTCGCTACGGTCTCGGTTCTAAAGAATTCACACCTAGCATGGTCAAGGCTGTTTTCGACAACATGAAAGCAACCGGTCCTAAAAATCACTTCAACGTTGGTATTGATGACGATGTAACAAGTACTTCACTTGAAGTTAGCGCTCATATCGATACAACTCCTGAAGGAACTGTTCAGTGTAAATTCTGGGGCCTTGGAGCTGACGGAACCGTTGGTGCTAACAAGCAGGCCATTAAAATTATTGGTGACAACACCGATATGTACGCACAGGGATACTTCGCTTATGACTCTAAGAAGTCTGGCGGTGTCACTATGTCTCACCTGCGTTTCGGTCACAGTCCTATCCAGTCCACATACTTGGTAACAAGCGCTGACTTCATTGCTTGTCACAACCCAAGCTATGTTCATCTTTATGATCTGTTGGACGGAATCAAAGAGGGCGGAACCTTCCTGATCAACTCAGCTTGGTCAGCAGAAGACATGGAAAAAGAACTTCCTGCTTCCATGCGCCGCACTATCGCTGAAAAGAAACTTAAATTTTACACCATTGATGCTATCAAAATTGCAGCAGGTGTAGGTCTTGGTGGTCGTATTAATATGATCATGCAGACTGCATTCTTTAAGCTTTCCAGCGTAATTCCTTTTGAGCAGGCAGTTGCTTTGCTTAAGGATTCCATCAAAAAAGCTTACGGTAAAAAAGGCGATAAAATCGTCAATATGAATACTGCTGCAGTTGATCAGGCTGTTGCTAATCTTGTTGCAGTTGATTACCCAGAGTCTTGGAAAGACCTTGCTGATACTGAAGTCGCTGAAAATGACGATCCAGAATTTGTATCAGATGTCGTTCGCCCTATCTTGGCTCAGAAAGGTGATAAACTTCCTGTTTCTGCATTTGAACCTGACGGAATCTTCCCTCTGGCTACTTCTCAGTTTGAAAAACGCGGCGTAGCTGTGAATGTTCCTGAGTGGCTTCCAGAAAATTGTATTCAGTGTAACCAGTGTGCATTTGTATGCCCTCACGCTGCTATCCGTCCTGTTCTCGTTAGCGAAGAAGACCTGAAAGACGCACCTGAAAGCTTCGTAACTGTCGATGCTAAGGGTAAAGAATTCAAGGGTCTTAAATATCGCATGCAGGTCTACTCTCAGGATTGTATGGGTTGTGGTAACTGTGCTGATATTTGTCCTGCAAAGGAATCAGCTCTTGTTATGAAACCTATTGCAACTCAGACTCCTACTGAAATCCCTAACTTGGATTTTGCACAGTCTATTCCTGAAAAAGATGATCTTGCAGCTAGAACTTCTGTCAAAGGCAGCCAGTTCCAGCGTCCTCTCTTAGAGTTCTCCGGTGCATGCGCTGGTTGTGGTGAGACCCCCTACGTCAAAACCCTCACTCAGCTGTTCGGCGAACGCATGATCATTGCAAATGCAACAGGTTGTTCTTCAATCTGGGGTGCATCTGCTCCTACCACTCCTTATTGCACAAACAAAAACGGTCATGGTCCTTCATGGGGCAACTCACTGTTTGAAGATGCTGCTGAGTTTGGTTTCGGTATCGAAATGGGTATTTCCCATCGTCGTGCAAAACTTGCTGACCTCGTAACTGAAGCTATCAGCGAAGGCGTTCCTGCCGAGCTGGAAGAAGCAATGAAAGGCTGGCTTGAAAATCGTAATAATGCTGCTCTTTCCGAAGAATGCGGTCAGAAGGTTCTGCAGGCTCTTTACTCTGCACCTCAGACTGATCTTCTTTATGAAATTGCTGAAATGGAAGATCTGTTCACTAAGAAGTCCTTCTGGGTCTTCGGTGGTGACGGTTGGGCATACGACATCGGTTTCGGCGGCGTAGACCACGTTCTTGCTTCCGGTGAAGACATCAACGTCTTCGTAATGGATACCGAAGTTTACTCAAATACCGGTGGTCAGGCTTCAAAAGCAACACCACTCGGATCTATCGCTAAGTTTGCAGCTTCCGGTAAAAGCACAGGTAAAAAAGATCTCGGTCGTATCGCAATGACCTACGGTTATGTTTATGTTGCCAGTGTTTCCATGGGTGCTAACAAACAGCAGTTCCTGAAAGCAATTCAGGAAGCTGAAGCATATCCTGGTCCTTCTTTGATCATAGCTTACGCTCCATGCATCAACCAGGGAATCAGAAAAGGTATGGGTAAAACTCAGCTAGAAATGAAGTTGGCTGTAGACAGTGGTTACTGGCCTCTCTATCGCTACAACCCACTTCTTGCTGAAGAAGGTAAAAATCCATTCATCCTTGAATCCAAGGACCCTGACGGAACAATTCAGGAATTCATGGCTGGCGAAAACCGCTATGGCTTGCTTGAACGTACCAACCCAGAAGTGTCTAAAAAATATCGTGCGAAAATTGAAAAAGATTACAATGATCGCTACGAGTATTTTAAATATATGGCTGCCGCTGGTTCCAGCGAAAGCAAATAA
- a CDS encoding sigma-54 dependent transcriptional regulator gives MGRILIIDDDVQVCETIQSLIVRSGHEGDYAQTLSHGMDKVETGAFDLVFLDISLPDGNGLDFLSRIKESSGHPEVIILTGKGDDDGAELAIQGGAWDFLVKPSSIKQISLSMSRALAFHKEKKNRAQLVALNLDNIVGKSPEIKSCYDLIAHAAGSDANVLVTGETGTGKELFARTIHDNSRRANNNFVVVDCASLTENLVESTLFGHKKGSFTGAQADHKGLIPLADKGTLVLDEVGEMSLSVQKSFLRVLQERTYRPVGENKEFKSDFRLIAATNRDLDAMVAKGEFRQDLLYRIQTIHIILPPLRLRSGDIRELTDFYLRRLRTQYGVPPKVANSDFYDILDNYEWPGNVRQLFNVVEQAFVASGSGNTIYAMHLSDDLRIKMAKSNLKKTESYASAYGDSNDDNLTTELEKNNGSVESAVSATVSDLFSSELPSLKIFKGLAEKKYLVELLSRYHGEIPVILDVSGLSRSHFYALLKKYEISY, from the coding sequence ATGGGTAGAATTCTTATAATAGATGATGATGTTCAGGTTTGCGAAACAATTCAAAGTCTTATTGTTAGATCAGGGCATGAAGGAGATTATGCACAAACATTGTCTCACGGTATGGATAAAGTAGAAACTGGAGCTTTTGATCTTGTTTTTTTAGATATATCTTTGCCTGACGGTAATGGTTTAGATTTTCTGTCGCGCATAAAGGAATCGTCTGGGCATCCTGAAGTTATTATTTTGACCGGAAAAGGTGATGATGATGGAGCAGAGCTGGCCATTCAGGGTGGAGCATGGGATTTTCTAGTAAAACCGTCTTCAATTAAGCAGATCTCGCTTTCCATGAGCAGGGCTCTGGCTTTTCATAAAGAAAAGAAAAACAGAGCTCAGTTAGTAGCGTTGAATTTAGATAATATTGTCGGTAAAAGTCCCGAAATTAAAAGCTGCTATGACCTCATAGCTCATGCTGCAGGTTCTGATGCAAATGTTTTGGTAACGGGTGAAACCGGAACAGGTAAAGAGCTTTTCGCCCGTACAATTCATGATAATTCCAGACGTGCGAATAATAATTTTGTTGTGGTTGATTGTGCCTCTCTAACCGAAAACTTGGTCGAAAGTACTTTGTTCGGTCATAAGAAAGGATCGTTTACGGGCGCACAGGCGGATCACAAGGGGCTTATTCCTTTAGCGGATAAGGGGACGTTGGTTCTTGATGAAGTAGGAGAGATGTCTCTTTCGGTACAAAAATCTTTTTTGCGAGTTTTACAGGAAAGAACATATCGTCCTGTCGGTGAAAATAAAGAATTTAAAAGTGATTTCAGATTAATAGCTGCTACTAATAGAGATCTTGATGCAATGGTTGCTAAAGGAGAATTTCGTCAGGATCTTCTATATCGCATTCAAACTATTCATATAATTTTACCGCCGCTTAGATTAAGAAGCGGTGACATACGTGAACTTACTGATTTTTATCTGCGTAGGCTTCGTACTCAATATGGAGTACCCCCAAAAGTTGCCAATTCAGATTTTTATGATATTTTAGATAATTATGAATGGCCCGGCAATGTTCGGCAACTGTTCAATGTTGTTGAGCAGGCTTTTGTTGCAAGTGGTAGTGGAAATACTATTTATGCTATGCATCTTTCAGATGATTTGCGAATTAAAATGGCTAAATCTAATTTGAAAAAAACAGAATCATATGCAAGTGCATATGGTGATAGTAATGACGATAATTTAACAACCGAGTTGGAAAAAAATAATGGATCGGTTGAATCAGCCGTTTCAGCAACTGTTTCAGATCTTTTTTCAAGTGAATTGCCTTCACTAAAAATATTTAAAGGTTTAGCTGAAAAAAAATATCTTGTAGAGCTGTTAAGCAGGTATCACGGTGAAATTCCTGTAATCTTAGATGTTTCTGGGCTTTCTCGCTCACATTTCTATGCTTTGCTTAAAAAATATGAAATTAGTTATTAA
- a CDS encoding ATP-binding protein encodes MRYFVSAFALIIIIFSSTFSMAEIEKKNVLFLNSYQNGYAWSDDILSGIREVFRDSNINIDLHIEYMDTKRFKGEEFTKILHSYYAFKYKNYKLSAIIVSDNAALNFMLKYKDSFFPEVPVIFCGINDFKPELIATMGNYGGVLENPDIAANVNLALKFNPNIKKVTVIGDNSVSSRAIVHQIENAAPLFAGQLNFEYWNDLTLSELLSKSRAMGSNDILLFTPFYKGAHGELYSAEEVLQIISDNSPAMVFSIWEFLLGHGIIGGKLLSGLDQGQQAAKLAVEVLKTGKMPEKRVIMCTSEYFMFDHNMLKKFHIKESLLPEDSIIINSPDYFYKLNKQVFWTIIIFLIALSITLIFLVISILQRRKVEKRITAQLSFQEILMDTIPLQICWKDKKQRYLGANRSFTDFFEMGSPSAIIGLDDSILKPDEEFAKESAKWDQQVIETGNQRLRISWAMSREGVDPVWLEINRVPLYNEKGDVVGTLSTAQDVTRRVNLEKQLLQSQKMEAIGTLAGGIAHDFNNILTSIINSIELAMNDVKEGTLTWKDLDRAVKAAQRGSRVVKQILTFSRPSQEGIKPTDISDVVRETVDFIKASLPRNIMVTANIPEDAPLIMADPTQIHQVIMNLCTNSFQSLRSSGGQIEVALKTVDVEEEQGQFMRVNPGKYIELEISDNGPGIPVEILDKIFDPFFTTKGKAEGTGLGLAVVHGLIKGHGGGVTVNSLAGVKTSFEIYLPVTGQLRNVDNKSYGPLHLGQESILFVEDDEDQLETTPRILESLGYTVTALSSPAEAFRQVSEAPNKFDLIITDYDMPETNGLDLAKDIQNIAPAIPILIVSGRRNFLNVASEVKNVRKVLMKPYSKNIIADAIREVMLSTEKNDG; translated from the coding sequence GTGAGATATTTCGTCTCTGCATTTGCACTAATAATTATAATTTTTTCATCAACGTTTTCTATGGCGGAAATTGAGAAGAAAAATGTCCTGTTTCTTAATTCATATCAAAACGGTTACGCATGGTCAGATGATATTTTGTCAGGAATCAGAGAAGTTTTTCGTGATAGCAATATCAATATTGATTTGCATATTGAATATATGGATACTAAGCGATTTAAAGGGGAAGAATTTACTAAAATTCTTCATTCATATTATGCCTTTAAGTATAAGAATTACAAGTTGTCAGCGATTATTGTTTCAGATAATGCTGCTCTGAATTTTATGCTGAAATATAAGGATAGTTTTTTTCCTGAAGTTCCAGTGATTTTTTGTGGTATTAATGATTTTAAGCCGGAACTGATTGCTACTATGGGGAATTATGGCGGAGTTCTTGAGAATCCTGATATTGCTGCCAATGTTAATCTTGCGCTGAAATTTAATCCTAATATTAAAAAGGTTACTGTTATCGGAGATAATTCTGTATCTTCACGAGCGATTGTTCATCAGATTGAAAACGCTGCACCGCTATTTGCCGGTCAGCTGAATTTTGAATATTGGAATGATCTTACTTTGTCTGAATTGCTTAGCAAATCTAGAGCCATGGGCAGCAATGATATTCTTCTTTTTACGCCTTTTTACAAAGGAGCACACGGTGAACTTTATTCCGCAGAAGAAGTCCTTCAGATAATATCTGACAATTCTCCTGCTATGGTTTTCAGCATATGGGAATTTCTTCTTGGACATGGGATAATTGGGGGAAAACTTCTTTCAGGTCTGGATCAGGGACAACAGGCAGCTAAACTAGCTGTTGAAGTTCTAAAAACAGGCAAAATGCCAGAGAAAAGAGTCATTATGTGTACTAGCGAGTACTTTATGTTTGACCATAATATGCTTAAAAAATTTCATATTAAAGAAAGCTTGTTGCCGGAAGACAGTATTATCATAAATAGTCCTGATTATTTTTATAAGTTGAACAAGCAGGTTTTTTGGACAATCATAATTTTTTTGATTGCGCTTAGTATTACGCTTATATTCTTAGTTATTTCTATTTTACAACGTAGAAAGGTTGAAAAAAGAATAACGGCTCAATTGTCATTTCAGGAAATATTGATGGATACCATACCATTACAAATATGCTGGAAAGATAAAAAACAGCGATATCTAGGAGCGAATAGATCATTTACAGATTTTTTTGAGATGGGATCTCCGTCAGCAATTATTGGTTTGGATGATTCTATACTTAAGCCTGATGAAGAATTTGCTAAGGAATCAGCCAAGTGGGATCAACAGGTTATTGAAACAGGTAATCAGCGACTACGTATCAGCTGGGCAATGTCGCGTGAGGGGGTAGATCCTGTTTGGCTGGAAATCAATAGAGTTCCGCTTTATAATGAAAAAGGTGATGTTGTCGGTACTCTTTCTACCGCTCAGGATGTTACGCGCAGAGTCAATCTCGAAAAGCAACTCCTTCAGTCACAAAAAATGGAAGCAATAGGAACCCTCGCGGGTGGTATTGCACATGACTTCAACAATATTCTTACTTCTATCATAAATTCTATTGAACTTGCGATGAATGACGTGAAAGAAGGAACCCTAACGTGGAAAGATTTGGACCGCGCTGTAAAAGCAGCTCAACGCGGAAGTCGTGTCGTTAAGCAAATCCTGACCTTCAGTCGTCCATCTCAGGAAGGTATCAAACCAACTGATATAAGTGATGTTGTTCGTGAAACCGTTGATTTTATTAAGGCTTCATTGCCAAGAAATATTATGGTCACTGCAAACATTCCTGAAGATGCACCGCTTATTATGGCTGACCCGACTCAAATTCATCAGGTCATAATGAACCTTTGTACTAATTCTTTTCAATCATTAAGGAGTAGCGGAGGGCAAATTGAAGTTGCTCTTAAAACTGTAGATGTTGAAGAGGAACAAGGTCAGTTTATGCGGGTTAACCCAGGGAAATATATAGAGTTAGAAATTTCTGATAACGGTCCTGGGATTCCGGTTGAAATATTGGATAAGATTTTTGACCCGTTTTTTACTACTAAAGGTAAAGCAGAAGGAACCGGTCTGGGGTTAGCTGTCGTACATGGCTTAATCAAAGGGCATGGCGGAGGCGTGACAGTAAATAGTCTCGCGGGAGTCAAAACAAGTTTTGAAATATATCTGCCTGTTACTGGGCAGCTGAGAAATGTTGATAATAAAAGCTATGGCCCCTTGCATCTTGGGCAGGAAAGTATACTTTTCGTTGAGGATGATGAAGACCAGCTTGAAACAACACCTAGAATTTTAGAAAGTCTCGGATATACGGTCACAGCATTGTCTTCACCTGCAGAGGCTTTTAGACAGGTTAGTGAAGCGCCTAATAAATTTGATTTAATTATAACTGACTATGATATGCCGGAAACAAACGGGCTGGATCTCGCTAAAGATATTCAGAATATTGCACCGGCAATTCCTATTCTTATTGTGTCAGGTCGGCGAAATTTCTTAAATGTTGCTTCTGAAGTTAAAAATGTCAGGAAAGTTCTGATGAAACCCTATAGTAAAAATATAATTGCAGACGCTATTAGAGAAGTTATGTTGTCCACGGAGAAAAATGATGGGTAG